Part of the Flavobacterium okayamense genome, GGAGTGTAACTATAAGAAATATTTGGACGCATTACATGGCGTATTGCTTGTATTTTTTTATCTTCTCCAAATTCAAATGTACCATAAATAGTTGTTCCTATACCTGCAGAAAAGTTATATGTTCTAAAAGCATCAAATTCTTTTTGGTCTTCAGTAACAACTTCATTTTCAATCGTGCTAAAATATTTTTTTACAGTATTTAATGTCCAAACTTCATTATAATTAGCACTAGCGGAAACACTAAAAAATTTAAAAACTTTAAAATTAGTGCTAATTGGTATTGAATGTTGAAATCCAGTTTTAGCGTCTCTAAACATCTCAGGTTTAAAGAATAAAGAATCAGTTGTATTAATTCTATTTTCTCCTCTTAAATTATATTGTAAGTTAATATTTTTAATAATTCCTTTTTTAATACCGTCTTTAGGTGCAAAAGGAAAAATTCTACTAACACTAGCTTGTAGTGTAGGTAATGTCATATTAATTTGTTCAGTGTTTGTATTCTGATTATGTGTTGCAGATAATGAAAAGTTTACTTGTGGTTCAGTTGGAAAGGTTTTCTGATACGAAATCGAAGAACTCATATTATTGTTAATACTTGAGCCAACATTAACTAGGTTAACTGATTGTCTAAAATACTGACTACTTCCTAAATTAACTGAAGCTGAAAATCTAGAATTAGCAGCAGCTTTAGGGTCTTGACTATGAGTCCATTGAAAATTATATTGTTTCGATTTTATATAATTAGGAAATCCTCTCTCTCCTTGTATATTGTTTTCGTATCTAAGATTAACTCTACCGTTAAATTTATAACGTTTTGCATAACTGCTTTCAGCTCGTAAACCATAACTTCCATTGGTAAAGTAATCACCAAGGACAGCTAAATCGTAATAATCACTTAAAGCAAAATAATAACCTCCATTTTGAAGAAAATAACCTTGTCTATTTGACTGTCCAGGAGTTGGGATAATAAATCCAGAAGTACTTTCCTCGGTCATTGGAAAATAGGCAAAAGGTAATCCAATTGGCGTTGGGACATCAGCAATCACCATATTAGTTAATCCAGCAACAACTTTTTTCTTTGGAACAAATTTTACTTTTCTAACTAAAAAATAATATTCTGGATCATCAATATTTTTAGAAGTTGTAATTCTAGCATTTTTTAGGAAGTAAACAGAATCGTTTTCTCTTTTAGAAACTTCTGCTTTTATGTTTAATTCCCCTTGTTTTGTTCTTGAATTCCAAACTAAAGCCTTTTTAGTTTTAAAATTAAAGCGGATTGAATCGGGTTCAATTACATTACTTCCTTGTTTAAAAACAGGATATTGAATATAATTACCTAAACTGTCCTTCAAACGACCAGCGTAAACTTCATTTTTTTCATAATCTAAAACAATTATACCAGATGTAAGTTCGATATCAGTATAATAAAGTTCAGCTTCGTTGTATAAAGTAAGTTGTTTTTTCTTTTGGTCTAATTTTTCGTAATCTTTGGCTTTACGCTTTACAATACCTTCAAGAAGATTTTTTTTAGGCTTCTTTATACTATCATTTTTAATAGTATCGTTAATAGTAAGATGTATTGTGTCTTGCTCAGTAAAGTCTTTTTCTTTTTTATTTTTAAGACTTAAACTATCAATTTGAATAATTTCTTGTGAATAAGAAACATGAATTCCAATTGTTAGCAAAAATGCTGATAAAACGATATAAAATAAATTGGTACGCAATCCTATTAATAGTATTTTTGTAAAAAATTGGCTCACTTTTTGAAGTGTCAAACTTACATATATTTTTTTGCAAAAATAAAGATTTAATAAAATTATAACGCTACAATAAAAAACAAAGCCGTTTACGATGATGAAAAACATATATAGAATACTTATAATCATATTGTTATTTTCAATTTCAAATGAACTTGAAGCTCAAACAAATAAATTTAAAGTTGTCTTAGATGCTGGACATGGAGGAAAAGACTCTGGAAAGAATGCACATGGTTTTCTAGAAAAAAATATAGCTTTAGAAATAACTAAGAAAGTAGGAGATATTTTAAATAGAGAAAAAGGAGTTAATGTAATATATACTAGAAAGACAGATGTTTTTGTAGAGTTAACCGAAAGAGCAAATATTGCTAATAAAAATGATGCCGATTTGTTTGTTTCAATTCATTGTAATTCTGCTGGAAAAAATTTTGCTCCTTATGGAACAGAAACATTTGTAATGGGAATGTCGCGTACCAATTTAAATTTTGATGTTGCTAAAAGTGAAAACTCAGTAATTTTTCTTGAAAGCGATTATAAAGAAAAGTATAATGGTTTTGATCCTAATAAGCCAGAATCATTAATTGGTCTGAAAATTCTTCAAGAAGAGTACTTATCGCAAAGTATTGAATTAGCTTCTAGAATAGAATCTAATTTTTCTAAGAAATTAGGAAGAAAGAGTAGAGGTGTAAAACAACAACCTTTATGGGTTTTGGATGCTTCTTATATGCCTAGTGTTTTAATTGAAACAGGTTTTGTTACAAATGTTGAAGAAGGGAAATATTTAAATTCAGAAAAAGGCCAAAATGAAATTGCTGATGCAATTGCTAATGCTGTTTTAGATTATAAGAAAGAGTTTTTTCAGGAAAATACAAATAATACTGTAATTGTTGAAGAAACTAAAGATGATAAACCTGAAATTAAACTAATAAATGGTTTAGTGTTTAAAGTTCAAATTTCGGCTAGTAGTAGAAAATTAGATACTAAACCATCAAATTTTAAAAAGCTTTCGCCAATTTCTCGCGAGCAAGAAGGAAAACTATTCAAATATTTTTATGGTGAAGAAAATAGTTATGATTCTGCGAAAAATAAGTTAGAAGAAGCAAAGTCAAAAGGTTATAATTCAGCTTTCATTGTAGCTTATAAAGATGGAGTAAAAATTAGTGTAGCTGATGCAATAAAATAAAATAAAGTTTTATTTTTGTTAAAAATTGAAAGTTTTAAAGATTTGGATATAATCCAATTTATAAAACAGTAAAAACTAACCGATGAAATTATCTCGAGAAATTAAAACGGCTATTTTAGTCATCTTATCTATATTACTTTTTATTTGGGGATATAATTTTTTAAAAGGTAAAAACTACTTTGATACAAGTAAAAAATTATACGCAGTTTATGAAAATGTTTCAGGTCTTGTTCCTGCTGCACCTGTAACAATAAACGGATTAAAAATTGGTCGTGTTAATTCAATAGAAATTCAACCAGATGGGAAACTATTAGTACAAATGCAGATCACTAATGATTTTCCGATATCAAAATCTAGTATTGCTGAAATCTACGATTCTGGACCTTTAGGAGGAAGAGAAATTGCCATTATTCCAAATTTTGAAGATAAAACTGAAACTGAAAGTGGAGATCATTTAAAATCGTCAAATAAACTAGGTTTAACAGATGCTTTAGCTAAAGAAATTGAACCTATAAAAGATAAAATCGAAAAATTACTTGATAATGCAAATGTATTATTTGCTAATATTAATCAAGTATTAGATGAAAATACTAAATCAAATCTTCGTAATAGTATAGCTAACTTAAACAAAACAATGGCTGAGTTTAGTGGAGCTTCTAAAGATTTAAACCAATTACTTGCTAACAACAAATCAAAATTAGATAACACATTTTCAAATTTAGATAAGACAACACAAAACTTTGCAACTATTTCAGATTCCTTAGCGAATGCTAACTTTGGTCAAACTGTAAAAAATCTTGAAAAAACCTTAGCCAATGTAGATAAATTAATGGCTGATATGGAACAAGGAAAAGGTACAATGGGTAAATTAATGAAAGATGATGAAATGTACAATAATTTTACAAGTGCATCTAAAGAATTAGAACTATTGTTGCAAGATTTAAGATTACATCCAACACGCTATGTTAATGTTTCTGTTTTTGGTAAAAAAGACAAACCTTACAAAGCTCCTGAAGTAAACGATAAAAACGAACAAATCAACAAATAATCAATATGAGTATTTTACCTAATATTTTATTTGCCATAATTCTTTTTCTAGGAATTGGTTATTTTGCACGTAATGTAAAAAAGTTAATACGTAACATTAAACTTGGCCAAGATATTGATCGTTCTGATAATTCATCAGCACGATGGAAAAATATGGCAATGATTGCTTTAGGTCAATCAAAAATGGTAAAAAGACCAATTGCTGGTTTTTTACATATTTTAGTTTATTTAGGATTCGTTATTATAAATATTGAGGTTCTAGAGATAATTATCGATGGATTATTTGGTACTCATCGTGTTTTTAGCTTTTTAGGAGGTTTTTATGATGTTTTAATCGGTTCATTCGAAGTTCTTGCTTTTTTAGTTTTAGTAGCTGTTATTGTGTTTTGGATTAGAAGAAACGTAATGAAAATCCAACGCTTCTGGAAACCTGAAATGGAAGGTTTTCCTAAAAGTGATGCAAATTATATTTTGTACTTCGAAATGGTTTTAATGACGCTTTTCTTAGTAATGAATGCAGCGGATTATCATTTACAATTTGTACCAGGAGGTTTTAGTCACTATCATCAAGCAGGAAGTTTTCCAATTTCTCAGTTTATCGCACCCGTTTTTAACGGTATGGATAATGCACTTGTTGCTATGATTGAAAAAGGAGCATGGTGGTTGCATATTGTAGGGATTTTAATTTTCTTAAACTATTTATATTTCTCTAAGCATTTACATATATTATTGGCGTTTCCAAATACTTATTTTGCAAATTTAAATCCATTAGGACAATTTAATAATTTAGAAAGTGTAACTAATGAAGTTAAGCTAATGATGGATCCAAATGCTGATCCATTTGCTGCGCCTGCAAATCCAGATGCAGTTCCCGCTAAATTTGGAGCTTCTGATGTTCAAGATTTAAATTGGGTACAATTGTTAAATGCTTACACATGTACTGAATGTGGTCGTTGTACATCTTCTTGTCCAGCAAACCAAACAGGTAAAAAATTATCGCCTCGTAAAATTATAATGGATACGAGAGATCGTTTAGAAGAAGTTGGTAAAAACATTGATGCAAACGGTGGTAAATTTGTAGATGATGGTAAATCATTATTGAACGATTACATTACAACAGAAGAGCTTTGGGCTTGTACAACTTGTAATGCATGTGTAGAAGAATGTCCGGTTAATATTAGCCCGTTATCAATCATCATGGATATGCGTCGTTACTTAGTTATGGAGCAAAGTGCTGCGCCAACAGAACTAAATAATATGATGTCAAACATTGAAAATAATGGAGCTCCTTGGCCTTACAATCAAATGGATCGTTTGAATTGGGTGAATGAGTAATAAATTAAAATATAAACATATAAATTAACGATATGTCTGAAAGTTTAATAGTTCCAACTATGGCTGAAATGATGGCTGAAGGGAAACAACCTGAGATTTTATTTTGGGTAGGTTCAGCAGGTAGTTTCGATGATAGAGCAAAAAAAATAACTAGAGCTTTTGTAAAAATACTTAATAAAGCAAACGTAAACTTTGCTGTTTTGGGTACAGAAGAAAGTTGTACGGGTGATGTTGCAAAAAGAGCTGGTAATGAGTTCTTATTTCAAATGCAAGCTTTAATGAATATAGAATTATTAAATTCTTATGAGGTAAAGAAAATTGTTACTTGTGATCCGCATTCATTTAATTGTTTAAAGAATGAATATCCTAATTTAGGAGGTAATTATGAGGTTTTGCATCACACACAATTTATTAAACAATTATTGAGCGAAGGACGTATTAGTTTTAATAAAGAAACGTACAAAGGAAGTCGTATCACTTTTCATGATCCTTGTTATTTAGGACGTGCTAATAATGAATATGATGCGCCTAGAGAAATTCTTCAAACTACTAATGCTGCTGTTGTTGAAATGAAGCGAAGTAAAAGTTCGGCTTTATGCTGTGGCGCAGGTGGTGCTCAAATGTTCAAAGAACCAGAAAAAGGAGATATGGATATTAATGTTTTAAGAACACAAGATGCTCTAGAAACAAATCCAAATATTATTGTTACAGGTTGTCCTTACTGTAATACTATGATGACTGATGGTGTTAAGTTTAGTCATAAAGAAGAAGAGATTAAAGTTTTAGATATTGCTGAAATTATTGCTAACGCTCAAGAATAAAAAAA contains:
- a CDS encoding putative LPS assembly protein LptD — protein: MRTNLFYIVLSAFLLTIGIHVSYSQEIIQIDSLSLKNKKEKDFTEQDTIHLTINDTIKNDSIKKPKKNLLEGIVKRKAKDYEKLDQKKKQLTLYNEAELYYTDIELTSGIIVLDYEKNEVYAGRLKDSLGNYIQYPVFKQGSNVIEPDSIRFNFKTKKALVWNSRTKQGELNIKAEVSKRENDSVYFLKNARITTSKNIDDPEYYFLVRKVKFVPKKKVVAGLTNMVIADVPTPIGLPFAYFPMTEESTSGFIIPTPGQSNRQGYFLQNGGYYFALSDYYDLAVLGDYFTNGSYGLRAESSYAKRYKFNGRVNLRYENNIQGERGFPNYIKSKQYNFQWTHSQDPKAAANSRFSASVNLGSSQYFRQSVNLVNVGSSINNNMSSSISYQKTFPTEPQVNFSLSATHNQNTNTEQINMTLPTLQASVSRIFPFAPKDGIKKGIIKNINLQYNLRGENRINTTDSLFFKPEMFRDAKTGFQHSIPISTNFKVFKFFSVSASANYNEVWTLNTVKKYFSTIENEVVTEDQKEFDAFRTYNFSAGIGTTIYGTFEFGEDKKIQAIRHVMRPNISYSYTPSFEQYYDTYAIDATGNTMQEYTRFENSIFGSPGNNYAQNLGFSLSNTFEAKVTDKESKTDEPKKVMLLNNLNFSTSYNLAADSLALSPIRMSGGTQLFKQKMNVNFAATLDPYAIDNAGRRIDVFNIDNGGSLLRMTSANMTINYSFSSTDFSKNNKGKNEQTALNGGRTDDLFGTSTDLSDNRQSLFNKDDDENNLENNNEWYHTKLPWDFRFAYSVTYNNSNRQNEISSQSLMGSGNIELAPRWKVGFSSGYDFKQKGVTFTQLRFERDLESWRMSFNWVPFGPNNYWGFFIGISSSVLSDIKWEKRSLPDRVFR
- a CDS encoding (Fe-S)-binding protein, whose translation is MSILPNILFAIILFLGIGYFARNVKKLIRNIKLGQDIDRSDNSSARWKNMAMIALGQSKMVKRPIAGFLHILVYLGFVIINIEVLEIIIDGLFGTHRVFSFLGGFYDVLIGSFEVLAFLVLVAVIVFWIRRNVMKIQRFWKPEMEGFPKSDANYILYFEMVLMTLFLVMNAADYHLQFVPGGFSHYHQAGSFPISQFIAPVFNGMDNALVAMIEKGAWWLHIVGILIFLNYLYFSKHLHILLAFPNTYFANLNPLGQFNNLESVTNEVKLMMDPNADPFAAPANPDAVPAKFGASDVQDLNWVQLLNAYTCTECGRCTSSCPANQTGKKLSPRKIIMDTRDRLEEVGKNIDANGGKFVDDGKSLLNDYITTEELWACTTCNACVEECPVNISPLSIIMDMRRYLVMEQSAAPTELNNMMSNIENNGAPWPYNQMDRLNWVNE
- a CDS encoding MlaD family protein, which codes for MKLSREIKTAILVILSILLFIWGYNFLKGKNYFDTSKKLYAVYENVSGLVPAAPVTINGLKIGRVNSIEIQPDGKLLVQMQITNDFPISKSSIAEIYDSGPLGGREIAIIPNFEDKTETESGDHLKSSNKLGLTDALAKEIEPIKDKIEKLLDNANVLFANINQVLDENTKSNLRNSIANLNKTMAEFSGASKDLNQLLANNKSKLDNTFSNLDKTTQNFATISDSLANANFGQTVKNLEKTLANVDKLMADMEQGKGTMGKLMKDDEMYNNFTSASKELELLLQDLRLHPTRYVNVSVFGKKDKPYKAPEVNDKNEQINK
- a CDS encoding N-acetylmuramoyl-L-alanine amidase family protein, with the translated sequence MMKNIYRILIIILLFSISNELEAQTNKFKVVLDAGHGGKDSGKNAHGFLEKNIALEITKKVGDILNREKGVNVIYTRKTDVFVELTERANIANKNDADLFVSIHCNSAGKNFAPYGTETFVMGMSRTNLNFDVAKSENSVIFLESDYKEKYNGFDPNKPESLIGLKILQEEYLSQSIELASRIESNFSKKLGRKSRGVKQQPLWVLDASYMPSVLIETGFVTNVEEGKYLNSEKGQNEIADAIANAVLDYKKEFFQENTNNTVIVEETKDDKPEIKLINGLVFKVQISASSRKLDTKPSNFKKLSPISREQEGKLFKYFYGEENSYDSAKNKLEEAKSKGYNSAFIVAYKDGVKISVADAIK
- a CDS encoding (Fe-S)-binding protein, producing the protein MSESLIVPTMAEMMAEGKQPEILFWVGSAGSFDDRAKKITRAFVKILNKANVNFAVLGTEESCTGDVAKRAGNEFLFQMQALMNIELLNSYEVKKIVTCDPHSFNCLKNEYPNLGGNYEVLHHTQFIKQLLSEGRISFNKETYKGSRITFHDPCYLGRANNEYDAPREILQTTNAAVVEMKRSKSSALCCGAGGAQMFKEPEKGDMDINVLRTQDALETNPNIIVTGCPYCNTMMTDGVKFSHKEEEIKVLDIAEIIANAQE